GAACCATTTCCTGTTGATCGGGTTGCCGGTGTACTTGCACCACAGGTAGTAGAAGCCGCAGATGAAGTTGAGGATCAGGTAGCCGTTGAGCACCATCACGTCCCAGCCCAGCATCGAGGAGAAACTGTAGATGCCCCAGGGCGGAATCATGTGCCACAGGCGGTCGGGCCGGCCCATGTGGGCGAAGACAAACACCATCACCATGATCACCGCCGAGATGGCCAGCATCTCGCCCAGCACGGCCACCTTGTGCATGCCTTCGTGATGATAGACGTAGGCCGGGAAGACGATGGTCACCGCCCCGGCCGCCACGCCCACCAGGAACACCAGGTTGGCCAGGTACAGGCCGTCGCTGATCTGGCTGGTCATGCCGGTGACGATCAGGCCGTCGGTGTTCTGCAGGTAGAACACGTAGAGCATGGCGAGGATGAAGGCGGAAAGAACGCCCATCCAGGCGTAGAACTTGGTGCCGCCCTTGAGGATGTAGCGGGTGTAGTCGGTAGTGAAGCTGATCAGTTGTTGCACGGCCGGCTCCTCAATCGTAGAAGTAGAAGAATTTCGGGAAGGTGTTGAGTTCCGCCTTGAGGCGGAACACGTTCTTCCGGGCCAGGATCAGGCTCACTTCGCTTTCCGGGTCGAGCAGGTTGCCGAACTTGCGGGCGCCGACCGGGCAGACCTCGACGCAGGCCGGATAGCGGTCGTGGCGGGTGCGTTGCAGGCACCAGTGGCACTTCTCGACGACGCCGCGCATGCGCGGACGGTTGCCCAGATAATGCGTGACCGGGTTCATCTCTTGCTTCGGCAGCACCGGCGTGGTGAGGTTGAAGCGGCGCGCCCAGTAGGGGCAGGCGTTCATGCACATCTTGCAGCCGATACACCAGTTGTAGTCGATCACCACCGGGCCGTCGGCCTCGCGGTAGGTCGTGCGCACCGGGCAGACCTTGACGCAGGGCGGCTTCTCGCACTGCATGCAGGCGATCGGCATGTAGGTGGCGTCCTTTTCCGGAACGGCCTCGGGGTTGTAGTGGTACTGGCCTTCCAGCACCTGGCCGGCCGGGGTGTAGGCGTTGCCGCCGACCTGGATGCCGAGGCCCTCGGGATAGCCGTGATTCATCTTGTCCTTGGAGAACTCGCCGCGCTCCATGCGCAGCACCTGGATCCACTCGATCTTTTCCCCGGGCCGCGTGCCGCGCGACTGGTTGTTCTCCTCGACGCAGGCGTGGACGCAGCGGCGGCAGCCGATGCACTTCCTGACGTTCAGGGCGTAGCCCATGAGCACGCCCGGCTGCGGCCCCGTGGTATCGACGCTGACCTTCTTGCCGTACTCGGACGAGTAGCGCCGTTCAAGCCGGGTGCGGGCCTCGGCTTTTTCCTCGTCCGTCATCAGGCGGTAGTTCTTCTGGAAATGCTCGGCCCACTCGGTGGAGGCCTTGGCATCGTCGGACATCGTCATCAGCGCCGCAGAACCCATCAGCGCAGACACGCTGAGCATTCCGCCGCCTTTCAGGAAATCGCGGCGCGAGGTCGTCAGGCCAGGTGCGGAGGGGTCTGCCGACGCGGGTTGCGCAGCACATTCGGATGACCGCTCCCGGTCGGGATCGGCAGCAGGTTTCTCGTTAAGGGCCAAAATTATTCTCCAAGACAGGGAAATAAGCGTAGTCGAGTCTTCAATGGACGAAGAAGCTGTCGTCGGCCCGCAAACCAATCGAAACCGATGGCAGCTGAGCCCATAAGACAACAGGCGGTCGACTATTTATGGCTATCCTATTATTTGGGGACAAGAGTGTCTTGATATGAATCAAGTTCACTAAACTTCGGGTAGATGATCGGTCGTTAACTACGCGTTTTTGCCGGCCATCGCCGACCATTGCCGCGATCGCAGCGCTGCCGCGCTGCAAGCGGTCGCTGCCTAGGCCGGCAAGGGCAGGCCGGAGCGCTGCAGCGCCAGACTGATCTCCGGCGCGCGGCGCAGTTCGCGTATCTCGCCATAGAGCGTCGCCGCTTCGGGATAGCTGCGTCGCATCATGCCGAGCCACTGCTTGAGGCGGCCGGGCGACTGGTGGGGCGGCAGCTTCTGCTGCACCCGCTGCCAGAATTCCGCGATCATGGTTTGCAGTTGTTCCCAATCGCCTGCGTCAGGGTGTTCCGTCCGGCCCTCGCGGATGCGCCGCGCCAGCAGCGGGTCGGCGACCGCGCCGCGGCCCAGCATGACGTCGGCGCAGCCGGTGGCGGCGCAGATATTGAGGTAGTCGGCGACCTTCCACACCTCGCCGTTGGCGATGATCGGCAGCTTCACCGCCTCGCGGATGCGCGCCACCCATTCCCAGCGAACCAGCGGCCGGTAGCCGTCGGCCTTGGTGCGGGCATGCACCACCAGTTCCTGCATGCCGCCGGCCTCCAGCGCCAGCGCGCAATCAAGCGCGCGGCCGGTGTCCTCGATGCCGAGGCGCATCTTGGCGGTGACCGGAATCGCCGGCGGTAC
This sequence is a window from Lentimicrobiaceae bacterium. Protein-coding genes within it:
- a CDS encoding 4Fe-4S dicluster domain-containing protein, producing the protein MALNEKPAADPDRERSSECAAQPASADPSAPGLTTSRRDFLKGGGMLSVSALMGSAALMTMSDDAKASTEWAEHFQKNYRLMTDEEKAEARTRLERRYSSEYGKKVSVDTTGPQPGVLMGYALNVRKCIGCRRCVHACVEENNQSRGTRPGEKIEWIQVLRMERGEFSKDKMNHGYPEGLGIQVGGNAYTPAGQVLEGQYHYNPEAVPEKDATYMPIACMQCEKPPCVKVCPVRTTYREADGPVVIDYNWCIGCKMCMNACPYWARRFNLTTPVLPKQEMNPVTHYLGNRPRMRGVVEKCHWCLQRTRHDRYPACVEVCPVGARKFGNLLDPESEVSLILARKNVFRLKAELNTFPKFFYFYD
- a CDS encoding tRNA-dihydrouridine synthase encodes the protein MEGLADDVLRAVLTSAGGYDWCVTEFVRVTTTVLPHSCYTRFSPELKHGSRTASGTPVRIQLLGSDPAMLAQNAAHLALLDPAGIDLNFGCPTPLVNRNRGGAALLDEPELLRSIATAVRAAVPPAIPVTAKMRLGIEDTGRALDCALALEAGGMQELVVHARTKADGYRPLVRWEWVARIREAVKLPIIANGEVWKVADYLNICAATGCADVMLGRGAVADPLLARRIREGRTEHPDAGDWEQLQTMIAEFWQRVQQKLPPHQSPGRLKQWLGMMRRSYPEAATLYGEIRELRRAPEISLALQRSGLPLPA